From the Puniceicoccus vermicola genome, one window contains:
- a CDS encoding leucine zipper domain-containing protein, producing MTEKERFVTLAGTGRFTITDLCRDFGISRKTGHKYLERHSREGRAGLKDRSRCPGSSPSVTEEEVERLILSAIR from the coding sequence ATGACCGAAAAAGAACGTTTTGTAACCCTTGCGGGGACCGGCCGTTTCACGATCACGGATCTGTGTCGTGATTTTGGAATCAGCCGGAAGACCGGGCATAAATACCTGGAACGGCACAGTCGCGAAGGACGGGCCGGGTTGAAGGACAGGAGCCGCTGTCCCGGGAGCAGTCCTTCTGTAACCGAGGAGGAAGTGGAGCGTTTAATTCTTTCTGCGATCCGCTGA